A genomic window from Flavobacterium johnsoniae includes:
- a CDS encoding S1 family peptidase, which produces MAKELSNKNSNDISVTDLITSATVRIETFGKNGGTGTGFFFDFDPQTPETLDSLVIVTNCHVVDGVQNGQFTLTKKDQNGEQINTEHLTIFLEDFQSHWINHPDDEVDLCILPIKSIKHLIKEDFFYGAFDSSHIPTKQEIENLCAIEEIIMVGYPENIWDDHNNKPIVRKGITATSPRLPYLGYDEFLIDAACFPGSSGSPIIIYNIGQYMDRNENHYFVKYRIILLGILYEGPQYTAEGEIERVPIKKKKIVKTQLPINLGAAINGSKILDFAERLQ; this is translated from the coding sequence ATGGCAAAAGAACTCTCAAACAAGAATTCCAACGATATTTCCGTTACCGATCTTATCACATCAGCAACTGTCAGAATAGAAACTTTTGGCAAAAATGGCGGCACAGGTACCGGCTTCTTTTTTGATTTCGATCCGCAAACCCCAGAAACACTGGATAGCTTAGTGATTGTAACCAACTGTCATGTTGTAGATGGAGTCCAGAATGGCCAGTTTACCCTAACCAAGAAAGACCAAAATGGAGAACAGATTAACACTGAACATTTGACAATTTTCCTTGAAGACTTCCAATCGCACTGGATTAACCATCCCGACGACGAAGTCGACTTATGCATTCTGCCGATAAAATCAATTAAGCACTTAATCAAAGAAGATTTTTTTTACGGAGCGTTTGACTCCAGCCATATCCCCACTAAACAGGAAATTGAAAACTTATGTGCCATCGAAGAAATCATAATGGTCGGATATCCTGAAAACATTTGGGATGACCACAACAACAAACCCATTGTCAGAAAAGGAATTACTGCAACCAGCCCAAGACTGCCATATCTTGGCTACGATGAATTTTTAATTGATGCGGCGTGTTTTCCCGGCTCAAGCGGATCGCCGATCATTATTTACAATATCGGCCAATATATGGATCGAAATGAAAACCATTATTTTGTCAAATATCGGATAATCCTGCTTGGTATTTTATACGAGGGACCGCAATACACCGCTGAAGGAGAAATAGAAAGAGTGCCAATCAAAAAGAAAAAGATTGTAAAGACGCAATTGCCAATTAACCTTGGAGCGGCTATAAACGGCAGCAAGATCCTGGATTTTGCCGAGCGTTTACAGTAA
- a CDS encoding recombinase family protein — MSKIADLYIRVSTDEQAEKGFSQRNQEEMLRKYCGINRIQIRNVIYEDHSAKTFNRPQWKKFLADIKKRKHKISLVLFMKWDRFSRNAGDAYQMINQLRALGVEPQAIEQPLDLSVPENKMMLAFYLAAPEVENDRRALNTFQGLRRGKKEGRHMGMAPYGYANKVTEDGKKYIAIVPDKAANVVWVYEQIAKNIFSTESIYQTAKEKGMGISKNNMWLIIRNPLYCGMIVVPKYRDEEERLVKGQHDPIISQDLFYKVQDILNSKARTYRPKIKTIENFPLRGFFVCPKCGQKLGGSKCRGRSRDYFYYHCDKVCKWRVNSEMANSVFKGHLNKFKPLAEVRKLYSAVLLEAYREHTGLVINEKKKSLEQIGVYEKKLAVARNLLVTEKIDADDYHLMKTEYNAEISRLENEIGNVDEDRADIESLMNTGLQNLIKLGEAFGDGSLVDSREIIGLIFPENFTFQNNKIQTARVNEMFKCIYLVNNRLRAKKNGTKDDIFLLSRVVTSTGFKPVTF; from the coding sequence ATGAGCAAGATAGCAGATTTGTATATCAGGGTAAGCACTGATGAGCAGGCTGAGAAAGGCTTCTCTCAGCGCAATCAGGAAGAGATGCTGAGAAAGTACTGTGGCATCAACAGAATTCAGATACGCAATGTGATTTACGAAGATCATTCGGCAAAAACTTTCAACAGGCCGCAATGGAAAAAATTTCTTGCCGACATAAAAAAACGCAAACATAAAATAAGCCTGGTCCTTTTTATGAAATGGGATAGGTTCAGCCGAAACGCGGGCGATGCCTATCAGATGATAAATCAATTAAGGGCGTTGGGAGTCGAACCGCAGGCAATTGAGCAGCCGCTGGATCTTAGTGTTCCGGAGAATAAGATGATGCTGGCATTTTATCTTGCTGCGCCTGAGGTTGAAAATGACCGCAGGGCGCTAAATACGTTTCAGGGCCTCAGAAGGGGCAAAAAAGAGGGCAGGCATATGGGAATGGCTCCGTATGGCTATGCTAACAAAGTTACCGAAGATGGAAAAAAGTATATTGCAATTGTGCCAGATAAGGCTGCAAACGTTGTTTGGGTATATGAACAGATTGCAAAAAATATTTTCAGTACCGAATCAATATATCAGACAGCCAAAGAAAAGGGCATGGGGATCTCTAAGAACAACATGTGGCTGATTATAAGAAATCCATTATACTGCGGAATGATAGTAGTTCCAAAGTATCGAGATGAGGAGGAAAGGCTTGTAAAGGGGCAGCATGATCCAATAATCAGCCAAGATCTGTTCTATAAAGTTCAGGATATACTCAATAGTAAAGCAAGGACGTACAGGCCAAAAATCAAAACAATTGAGAATTTTCCCCTCAGGGGATTTTTTGTCTGTCCTAAATGCGGACAGAAATTGGGAGGCAGCAAGTGCAGGGGCAGAAGCAGAGATTACTTCTATTACCACTGCGATAAAGTATGCAAGTGGAGGGTAAATTCCGAAATGGCCAATAGTGTATTTAAAGGGCATTTAAATAAGTTCAAGCCTCTGGCCGAAGTAAGAAAATTATACAGTGCAGTTCTGCTTGAAGCATACAGGGAACATACAGGATTGGTTATAAATGAGAAAAAGAAATCCCTGGAACAGATTGGGGTTTACGAAAAAAAACTGGCTGTTGCCAGAAACCTGCTGGTTACCGAGAAGATAGATGCCGATGACTATCATTTAATGAAGACAGAATACAATGCTGAGATCAGCAGGCTTGAAAATGAGATTGGAAATGTGGATGAAGACCGAGCCGATATTGAATCTTTAATGAACACAGGACTGCAAAACCTAATAAAGCTCGGCGAGGCCTTTGGTGACGGGTCTTTAGTCGACTCCAGAGAGATAATCGGTTTAATTTTTCCCGAAAATTTCACATTTCAAAACAATAAAATCCAAACCGCTAGGGTCAACGAAATGTTCAAGTGCATCTATCTGGTAAACAATAGATTACGGGCAAAAAAAAACGGAACAAAAGATGATATTTTTCTTTTGTCCCGAGTAGTGACCTCGACTGGATTCAAACCAGTAACCTTCTGA
- a CDS encoding adenine phosphoribosyltransferase gives MQFENYIRDIQGFPKEGILFKDITPLLINPEARTNCLKILLDSLKNQKIDKVVGAESRGFFFGMLLAQELNAGFVPVRKPKKLPFDTISASYELEYGSDSLEMHTDAIQKGDRVLIHDDVLATGGTAKAVCELVEKLGGEIVQCNFLMELTFLNGREKIKDYPVFAALTY, from the coding sequence ATGCAGTTTGAAAATTATATACGTGATATTCAGGGATTTCCAAAAGAAGGAATTTTATTCAAAGACATAACTCCTTTACTAATTAATCCCGAAGCACGAACAAATTGTCTCAAAATTTTACTGGATTCTTTAAAAAATCAGAAAATTGATAAGGTTGTAGGAGCGGAAAGTCGTGGTTTTTTCTTCGGAATGTTGCTTGCGCAAGAATTAAATGCTGGATTTGTTCCTGTAAGAAAGCCAAAAAAGCTTCCTTTTGATACCATTTCTGCTTCATATGAATTAGAATATGGTTCTGATAGTTTAGAAATGCATACTGATGCAATACAAAAAGGTGATCGGGTTTTAATTCACGACGATGTTTTGGCAACAGGCGGAACCGCAAAAGCTGTTTGCGAATTAGTAGAAAAATTAGGAGGCGAAATTGTGCAATGCAATTTCTTAATGGAATTGACTTTTCTAAACGGAAGAGAAAAAATAAAAGATTATCCTGTTTTTGCCGCTTTAACGTATTAA
- a CDS encoding response regulator transcription factor, with translation MKTNSKNKILIVDDHLLFSQSLELLIKSFGDYEVIERFENGKVFIDYIEENASAEIDLILLDVNMPVLDGLSTMKWLKDYRPDLKVIALSVNDDEDIIIKMITNGAKGYLLKDTSPEIFKEAIECVIEKGFYFTELVSGMLINKVNSNDKKINLKEKEIVFIKHACTEMTYKEIASEMCLSPKTIDGYRESLFDKLEIKTRIGLVLYAIKHKIVFV, from the coding sequence ATGAAAACTAACTCAAAAAATAAAATTCTGATTGTTGATGATCATTTATTATTTTCTCAATCACTAGAATTACTAATTAAAAGTTTTGGCGATTATGAAGTAATTGAACGTTTTGAAAACGGAAAAGTTTTTATTGATTATATCGAAGAAAATGCTTCTGCAGAAATTGATCTTATTTTACTAGATGTAAATATGCCAGTTTTAGACGGTTTAAGCACTATGAAATGGCTAAAAGATTATCGTCCAGATTTGAAAGTAATTGCTTTATCCGTAAATGATGACGAAGATATTATCATAAAAATGATTACCAACGGAGCAAAAGGTTATTTATTAAAAGATACTTCGCCTGAAATATTTAAAGAAGCCATTGAATGTGTAATTGAAAAGGGTTTTTATTTCACCGAATTAGTTTCCGGAATGTTGATTAATAAAGTTAATAGCAACGATAAAAAAATCAATTTAAAAGAAAAAGAGATTGTTTTTATAAAACATGCCTGTACTGAAATGACTTATAAAGAAATTGCATCAGAAATGTGTTTAAGTCCAAAAACAATTGATGGTTACCGAGAATCTCTTTTTGATAAACTTGAAATAAAAACCCGAATCGGATTGGTACTTTATGCGATTAAGCATAAAATCGTTTTTGTTTGA
- a CDS encoding sensor histidine kinase yields MEADLYFQSELVKTRIEIKDQTLSEISKELHDNIGQIISVAIMQLNISISNKNVQISELKDLKAVLAKSLDELRILSRIINKDNLLQNNFIEAIQQDLERIKKLKKIKYNFHQTGIIPTINEEHELIIYRIFQEALHNSLKHSRSDLFDVYIEATDSVFKLKLKDFGIGYDLKKSNSGIGLNNMKLRAKLIGAKLIINSDQTGTMVTIEYPLTQGYEN; encoded by the coding sequence ATGGAAGCCGACTTGTATTTTCAGTCCGAACTTGTAAAAACTCGAATTGAAATTAAAGATCAAACCTTATCTGAAATCAGTAAAGAATTGCACGATAATATAGGTCAGATTATTTCAGTTGCGATTATGCAACTTAATATTTCGATTAGTAATAAAAATGTTCAAATAAGTGAACTTAAAGACCTTAAAGCCGTTCTTGCCAAATCATTAGACGAATTGAGAATACTTTCCCGAATTATAAACAAAGATAATTTACTGCAAAATAACTTTATAGAAGCCATTCAGCAAGATTTAGAACGGATTAAAAAATTAAAGAAAATCAAATATAATTTCCATCAAACCGGGATAATTCCAACTATAAATGAAGAGCATGAATTAATCATTTATCGGATTTTTCAAGAAGCGCTTCACAACAGTTTAAAACATTCGAGAAGTGATTTATTTGATGTTTATATCGAAGCTACCGATTCTGTTTTCAAATTGAAATTAAAAGATTTCGGAATTGGATATGATCTTAAAAAATCTAATTCTGGAATCGGATTAAACAATATGAAATTGAGAGCCAAATTAATCGGTGCCAAATTAATTATAAATTCAGATCAAACAGGAACGATGGTAACTATTGAATATCCATTAACTCAAGGCTATGAAAACTAA